The Chloroflexus aggregans DSM 9485 genome segment AAGGGATACAGACTTAACAAGCGGGTCACATCGAGTACTCGTTGCATAAACAATGGTACCACCGTTGTCGGCGCAGGAGCTGGCAACAGTGCATTTAGTGGAGCATCGATAGGGGTGGTAATCTCGGCGGCGACGATCTGGTCGGCGTGCGACGCGATAAAGACAAAGAGTTGCGCGCGTGCGAGCGGGTCGAGCGCGACAATATCGCGGCAGACGAGGCGATCACCGTCGCTCCTCCGTTCGAGGCGGTAAATCAGGTACGAACGCCCGTTACTATGTTCATCACGCCAGATATAGGCGGAATACGGTTCACCGTCCCATGTTTGTAACACATCGATCTGCCACCATGTGCGGTCGCGCACGAGGAGGCCATAACGTCCACGCAAGGCACCGCGATAGATAGCGTCAAGCTCTTCGATCTGGTCAACGCCGACCGGATGATAGCTACCGGGGGCGGGGGTAAAGGCACGCAAATGAGCCGGTGTGGGTTGCACCAGCCGCCGTTCGCCGGCCAATGCCCACCCCAACCGATGATAGAAATCGGCGTGAAAGGGATACAGCAACGCCAACACTGCACCACGTTCGCGCAGTTCATCGCAAGCAGCGCGCAACAGACGCTGAGCGTACCCACGGCGTCGGTGCTGCGGCCAGGTTGCCACACTTCCCAGCGCGCCAACCGGCAACTCGCCGTGGCCGGCCTGCATCTGGAACGGCATAATCTGCAATTGCGCAACATGCTCGCCATGTACGAACAAGCCGCGCAGTTGCGCGATTACCTCCGGTGTGTAACGGCTACGGTGATATTGACGGGCAAAAGCGTAGCTATCTAGCGCCCAGAATTGCTCGAAATCGGTTGGGGTAAGTGGTCGGTAGGTTATCATCGTGCGTAATACCCATCACGCTCGCGGTTTTTCCACCAGGATAAAATAACTACCGCAGCGCATCCAACCGAATAACCAGAGATCAAGTTCCATCAGCAGCGTAACCGCTAATAGAGCATAATACACCGGACCCTTCTGGCGTAAATAGCCACGCATCCGGCGACGAGCGCGAATCTCACGGGCCGTCCCGGCACTCACCCGCGCCGGGACATCGGTGGTAGGTGTGCGTCCACGTACCCGCCCGATCACCGCCTCACCGAGCTTCATCAGCACATGTTCGACAAACGTTGTAAACAGGCTATTCCAGAACACCACCTTCACCGGACGCAAGCCGGCCCGCTCGAAGGCGGCTACCACATCTTCCCATGTGGCGAGCGCTTTGATGTGATCGGACTTCCGCAGCTTTTCACGTTCAAAATCGTACACGCCGGCCTTCACAAAGAGCCGTCCGATCTTGCGACTGACATCGATCAGCGGTTGGATCGGTGACCGCTCACGGGTGTTCGAGAAGGCCAACATACGCCCGCCGGGCCGCAGCACACGTGCGGTTTCGGCCAGATACGCATCGATCACCGGGAGCGGAAAATGTTCGAGAATATCGATGGCAAACACCTTATCGAAACTGTTATCGGCGAACGGCAACACCCGTGAGTCGGCTTTCACCAGCGTCACCGTGCGCACCGCCTCATCGGCAAAGAGGGTGGCCGGGTCAGAGCCAACCATCAGCCCAACATACTTCGCATTCCAGACCGCATACTTGGCGGTTCCACAACCGTTATCAAGCACCACATCGGTCTTGCGCCAGCGCATCAGCCGGCGGAGTGTGCGGTCGCGCACGCCTGCCGCGAGCAAGGGTGGAGCCAGTTCACGATAATCGAGTTCGGCGGCCAACTGCTCTTCATCGGTAACATACTTCGAGACGTAATCGAAGGCAGCACCGCGTGGCATCAGATCGAGATACCCATCGCAGAACGGGTAATACGCCTGGCAGCGCGGACAGCGCAGGCCGTGATCTTCGACGATAAGCGGACGCAAGCCGCAGGTCGGGCAGCGTAAGAGCGGAAAAATGCGGTGATCGATCATGGTGATGGTGGAATCCAACGCCGGTTAATCTCAGCGGCGAGGATGCTATCAAAGAGTAACAAAAAGAGACCCTGAACGAAAATCCCGGCGCCCATACCACGGCGGTCGGCGCGTTCGCCGGCCGTGCGGAACAGCCACAGACCACTCGCGATGTAGAGGAGGTCAAGACCGGCATTGATCAACAAAATCGTGCGAAACCGTTCGGCAGCCGCGTGTGCCGCCGATTCGTCGAGGTCACCGGCGACCAAATCTTCGGCTTTGAGCAGCGCTTGCCGCCGACCAACGATGGCCAGTAGCCAATCGATAGCTCCCCAACTGAGCGCTTGCAAACCGAAGTGACGCCAAAAACCGGGTATGAGCGTCAGAATGGTGCCACCGATGACGTTGCCGAGGCCCCATTGCTTGAGTGGCTTAAGCGCGTGATATTGGAAGGCAAAAAAGTTATCGTTCATATTGGTATTGTACCAACTCGTTTCAACTAGCCCACGACCATTATACCCGGTTTGCGCCAATTGGCGGCAGCGTGGTGAACGGCTCACGGTAACCGGTTGAGGCGTGAAATGACTCTTGACCGGCGACTACGCGCGTTGTATAGTTGACGTATCACACGATTGCAACTGCATATCTCCGGTGAGGGAGGGCTGGCTCGTTGGCGAGCTTAGTTGGTGATCGTCGTGTATCCCTCGTCGCTTGACCGGGGTCGGTGACGTATATTCAACGAAATATTGACTTTCTTGCCTGACAAAGTTATATTACTATCGGCGGTCGGTACTCGAGCAGACGAGCGGCTTTGTACAGAGAGGGAGGTCTTGTTATGGCAATTTGGCGGCCTGATCCAACATTTTACCCATCACCACGGATGGCAACGAAAGCACCCCCAGAAGCGTTAGCGTATGTTGTGCGGCTCAACTCGCAACGGAATGGTCAGCCTGATGCAATGTGTGTCGTGGACGTCGATCCACAATCGTCGACATTTGGTAAGGTGGTGGGGGCCACGGAGATGCCCTATACCGGTGGTGAGCTTCACCATTTTGGCTGGAATGCGTGCAGTTCGATGCTCTGCCCTAACGCTCCCCATCCGCACGTCGAACGGCGCTATCTGGTTGTGCCGGATATTCGCAGCTCGCACATCACCATTCTCGATATCAAAGAAAATCCAACCCAACCAACCGTTGTGAAGGTCATTGAACCGGACGTATTGTTCGAGCGTACCGGCTATGCGCGCCCACACACCGTCCATTGTGGACCCGATGGCATCTACATCTCGGCGTTGGGAAACCCTGAAGGTGAAGGGCCGGGTGGTATTTTTATTCTCGATCACGATACGTTTGAGGTCCTGGGGCGTTGGGAGATCAACCGCGCCGACCAGTATCTCCATTACGATTTCTGGTGGCACCTCGGCCACGATACGTTGATTACCAGCGAGTGGGGTACTCCGCGGATGGTCGAGAGTGGTGTGTTGGGTGAGGAATTGCTCGCTGGCAAGTACGGTCATCGCATTCACCTGTGGGACCTGCACCGACGTCGTCACGTCCAGACGCTCGATCTTGGGGCCGAGCATCAAATGGCTTTGGAGCTACGTCCGGCGCACGATCCGACGAAAGCGTATGGTTTTCTCAACTGTGTAGTGAGTCTGAAAGACTTGTCGGCATCGATCTGGCTCTGGCATCGCCATAACGGTTCTTGGCAGATCCAGAAGGTCATTGAGATACCGGCTGAACCGGCCAGCGCAGATCAACTGCCGCCGATCCTCCAACCGTTTAAAGCAGTGCCGCCGCTGGTTACCGATATCAATCTGAGTGTTGACGATCGCTTTTTGTACGTGTCGTGCTGGGGTACCGGCGAGTTGCGCCAGTACGATGTTAGCGATCCTTTCCACCCGAAGTTGACCGGTGTGCTCCAGATTGGTGGGATCGTCCGCCGTGCCGGTCATCCGGCGACAACAGGGCCGCTCAACGGTGGACCGCAGATGGTCGAGGTCAGTCGTGATGGTCGGCGGGTCTATTTCACCAATTCACTCTATTTGTCGTGGGACGAACAGTTCTATCCTGACGGTATCAAAGGGTGGATGGTGAAGGTTGATGTTGATCCGCAGGGTGGTATGCAATTCGATCCCAATTTCTTTGTCGATTTTGGTGATCAGCGGGTGCATCAAATTCGTTTGCAGGGTGGTGATGCGTCAAGCGATTCGTATTGCTTCCCATGATGACACAGGATCGGGCATTGTGATGCAATAGCGGAGGTGAGGCGTGGATCAGGCCACTCCTTGGATTTGGCTTTCGCTGTTTGGGCTTGGTTTGTTTCACGGCCTCAACCCGGCGATGGGCTGGTTGTTTGCCGTGGCGTTGGGGTTGCAAGAGGGGCGGGCGCAAGCGGTTATTGCGGCGATGGGGCCGATCGCCATTGGTCATGCGGCAGCAATTGCGGTGGCAGCCTTCGTGACGACCCTGCTCGGCTATGCGTTACCGACGGATGCCTTGCTCGTGTTAACCGGTGTCGTCTTGTTAGGGTTTAGTGGGTGGCGGCTACTGGCACGCTTTCGCCATCCCACAACCCGCTTTCGTGCCGGTGCGCAAGAGTTGGCGTGGTGGTCGTTTCTGATGGCTACGGTGCATGGGGCCGGTTTGATGGTGGCTCCCATTCTTGCTGCCATGAACACTTCGCATCATGCGATGCACGCCGGGCATGGGCATCACGCGCCGGCTATGAGCGATTCGTTGATCGGTGCGACGCTGGCCGTTGTGGTACATACGCTGGGTATGTTGTTGGCGATGGCAGTGCTGGCCCTGATCGTGTACCGGGTGGCCGGTCTGGAGATCCTGCGGCGGGCGTGGATCAATACCGATCTGATTTGGGTGACGGTCCTCATTGTGACCGGCGTGGTTGCAGTTGGGTTGGGTTTCTGGAACATCGTCTGAGGTGAGGGCGTCCACTCGGCATCTCAAGGTTTTGTATGCCAATCCCACCATAGTTGCGCCAACAGCCGTACCAATTCACCCAACCGCTGCCAACGAAGGTACAGTCGGCGCCATGGCGGGGCAATCCGGCTTTCGAGGTGGTCGAGGTGCAGGGCAAAGATTGCCCGTAACAACCGATGACCGGCGCGAGCGGAGTGGGGCACGTAGCGTGTGGCCCAGTCGAGGAGTTCGGCGTAGGTAGCACGGGCGGTCACGATGGCTTGACGTTGGCGGGCCGGTGGCGCGCGGCGGGCTTGTACGACCGCGGCCTCTTGGCGGGCTGCGAAGTAACGGAGCACCAATGCACTCGCCGTCCATTCAGCGATGTCACCGGCGAGCGCTGCTTGTTCGGCGTGAGCGCTACGGCGGGCTGCCGCGAGCGCTGTTTCCCCCGCATGCAGCGTGTCCAGCGCGTCGTGAAGAGCAACGAGACGTTGTTCACAATGCGGTGGCGGAGCATCGTAGCCATCGAGGAGATCACGTGGCGGTTGGGTTATCGGATCACGTGTCAATCCGAGCTGTTGTCGTTGTACTTCGGCGGGAGTGATGTTGAGAGTGCGCTGCCACGCCGTGGTCAACTCGGCGTAGGCACAATCGAGCAATGTTGCCGTCGTTGGCGCACGGACGGCAGCGTATTCGCGGCGCAGCACGATGGGGTCATGTTGTGGGTTCCACGCCAGTGCGGCGAAGCTGTACGGATTGGGGCCGGGTGCCAACCATGGCCGGTCGCCGGTGAGTAGTACATATACACCGTCAAGGCGCCACTTGTGGTAAGCGCGTAGGTCGGCAGCGATAATCTCACCGAGCGGCGGTAAGGTCGATTTGAACAGGATGCCGTCGAGATAATATTCGAACACACCGGCACCGGCGGGAAAGGTGGTGCGCAGTGCTGTGATGGCATCGGCGAGCGGTCCATTGATCGGATGCTTGCTGTCACCGATCCCGACGGCATACGAACGGCGACGTGGGGCAATGAGCAGCTCAACGTTAGCTGCCGGTGTCATCTGTTGGGGTGGGGCAAACGTGTCATGGTACGCGAGATAGGCAAGGCGCGCGTGTGGGTTGGTTTCGGCCAGAGCTTTTGCCATCACATTCACCAGCAACAGCGACTGGTCGGCAGGCGATAAGCCGGCACACTGCGGGCACGCACACCAACCACCTGCAAGGCGATCATCGGGCCAGAGATGGTAAACCGCTGCCGCAGGCTCGGCACGAAACCATTGCTTGGCCCACGCATAGACGAGGTTTTGTGTAGCCGAATTGGTGGGGCAAGGGTTACCATTGGCGACACGCCGGCGACCATCGTACCGAAACAGATCGGGTTGCTGTCGAAAAAGTCGACGTGGAATAGCGGCGGTGAGGTGATGTCCTCCGATTTCAAGACGTAAGCCCCGTGTGTGCATCAATGGCCAGAGCCGATTGCGGTATGATTGCCACGTGCGCTGGCGGCACGCTCCTAGTGGCATGCCATGATCGGCGATGGTGTGGATGAAGATGGTATTGAGGCGGACACGCGCCGCCCACTCGATCCACGCTTCACCTTGGGTCAGAAAAAGATCGTGCCCGATGACCAACCCGCGGCGGGCAAATGCCGGCTGTTCGGCCACGGTAGTGGTAGGGAAGGTGATGGTGGACGGGTGGGGTACGTATTCATCGGCGGGTCCGGGGCCAACCCAGCGCCATCCTAGCGTTTCGAGCAGGTGATACACGGCATAGAGCAAACCACGTGGCCCTTCGCCGATCAACGTAAGGCCATGCTCATCGGCAATGCGCACGAAACCATCACCGTCGCTACCGTGGCGCAATGCGAGGCGCCGGTCATCGGCATAACCGGTGATGTTCAGGGCGGGTCCACCCATACGCTGAATAGCGCGACGCAATTCTTGGGCTGCCAATTGTGCAGTGGGATGTTCGCTGGTTAGTTCGATAACCCACCGGCTCGTGAGGTGATGATCCATATCCTCTGTTCGTTGTAGATGTAGACGGTGACCGGCTCGCTCAGATGAACACAAACCCTCAACCGAATTAATGTCGGCGATATTATAGCAATCTCGCTCCAGGCAGACGGTATCCCAATTCAGTTGTATTAAAATTAGTTGCATGGTAGACAAATTTCTGGTGAGCGGCTACAATGCAGGCAAACACCCTGTATGCTGCGCAGCATATGTGCCTATATGAGGTTGGCAGCCATTGTACGCATTCTGTATCATGCCGGTAACATCGGTCGTTTGATTAATCTATATGATGTGAGGAAACCATGCTGCGGTTTGAACACGAGATTCTGTTCACTCCATGTCCCGAACGGATTGCTCGGCTTCGTGAACTTGCCTACAACCTTTGGTGGACGTGGCATCCCGAAGCGCAAGACCTTTATCGTTCTATCGACCCAGAGCTGTGGGAGCTGGTGTATCACAACCCAGTTGAGTTCTTGCGCGATGTACGTCAGCGCAAACTTGAGGCTGCTGCCAACGATCCGGCCTATCTGAAGCGGTACGATGCGGTACTCAAGAGCTTCGACAGCTACATGCGGTCTGAAAAGACGTGGTTCAGAAAGAATTATCCCGATGCGAAAGACACGTTGATCGCATATTTTAGTGCCGAGTTTGGCCTCCACGAAAGCCTACCAATCTACTCAGGCGGTTTGGGCATCTTGTCGGGCGATCACATCAAAGAGGCTAGCGATATGGGCATCCCACTGGTCGGCGTTGGCTTTATCTACCCGCAGGGCTACTTCCGGCAACGCATCGACCCTAGTGGTTGGCAGCACGCCGAGTACAACAAGCTCAATTTTGCCGATGTACCGGCGCTACCGGCGCTCGATCCCGACGGACGTGAGGTGGTGATCGAGGTGGAATTACCCGGTCGCACGATCTACGCCAAGGTCTACAAGTTTCAAGTTGGTCGGGTTGAGCTGTTGTTGATGGATACCGACATCCACCCGAACAGTCCACAAGATCGCGAATTATCGGCGCGGCTCTACGGTGGCGACCAAGAGATGCGTATTTCGCAAGAGTTGGTGCTTGGTGTAGGTGGTGTGCGGGCGCTGCGTCGTCTCGGTTATAAACCGACGGTCTGGCATATGAATGAAGGGCACTCCGCCTTCCTTGTGCTCGAACTGTGTCGCGAATTGGTGGCGCAGGGGTACAGTTTTGACGAGGCGATGGAGCAGGTCAAGGCGCATTGTGTGTTCACGACCCACACCCCGGTCCCCGCCGGTAATGATGCCTTCCCGCTGCCGATGATCGAGAAGTTCTTCTGGAGTTTCTGGCCGCAACTCAACCTCACCCGCGATGAGTTTATGAATCTGGCTTTGCAAGAGCAGCAATGGGGATCGACCTTTGCAATGACGGCGCTGGCACTGCGCTTTTCAGCTTATCGCAATGGGGTGAGCAAATTGCACGGTCATGTGGCACGCGGCATGTGGCAGTGGCTCTATCCCGGTCGTTCGCAAGATGAGGTGCCGATTACCTCGATTACCAACGGTGTGCATACGGCAACGTGGCTGGCGCCGGAGATGCGTACACTCTATACCTCGTATTTGGGCAAGAACTGGGAAGAAAACCTCGATGATCCGCATATGTGGCGGAAGGTATACCAGATTCCCGATGAGACTTTCTGGCGGACCCATCAAAAACTGAAGAGTGATCTGATCGCGTTCAGTCGCCAGCGTCTCCAACAGCACTACATCCGCTTGGGCATTCCGGCGCCGGTTTGGCCGGTGTTGGAAGAGGATATTTTGACGATCGGCTTTGCCCGTCGGTTTGCGACCTACAAGCGGGCGACATTGCTGTTTAAAGATATTGAGCGACTGAAATACATCTTGAACCGGCCCGGTAAGCCGATTCAGATTATCTTTGCCGGAAAAGCGCATCCTAAGGATGATCCGGGCAAACAGTTTATCCAAGAGGTCTATCGTCTCTCGATGCAGCCGGGGCTGGCCGGGCGGATAGTGTTCCTCGAAGAATACGATATTGCGGTGGGGCGAGCACTGGTGCAAGGTGTCGATGTCTGGCTCAACAACCCGCGTCGCCCTTACGAGGCGAGTGGCACAAGTGGGATGAAGGCCAGTCTCAACGGTGCGCCTAACTGTTCGGTACTCGATGGCTGGTGGCCAGAAGCGTACAATGGGCGCAACGGTTGGGCTATCGGTGATGAGCGTGAGTATGCGAACCAAGACGAGCAGGACTGGAACGATGCGCAATCGCTCTACCATCTGCTCGAACACGAGATTGCACCCCGCTTCTACGATCAGCGCGATGCCAATGGGATTCCGGTAGAGTGGATTCAGATTTGCAAGGAGGCAATTGCGACAGTAGCACCAATCTTTAGCACGCGCCGGATGTTGGCCGAATATCTGCGCGAGATGTATATGCCGGTGGCAGTGCAAGGTGCAATGCCGCAAGCCTAGTCGCCGTGTCGGATGCCGTTGGTGGTGTGCTCGATCAACGGTGCGTAGCCGCTTGTGGAGGCCTGGTATGCCAGGCCCTCATAGCGACGGTAGTACGTGCAGTAGGGCATACACGGCAGGAGGACGAGGGCGGGCCGGGGTTGGGGTGGAAGGTGATGGGAGGGTAGCTCACCTTGTATCGTAAATTAGTGCTATGTATCTATCGCAATCCAACCTTCTCTCTCAACCCTGGTCGTGGCTGGTCAACGAAGTCTATCGAAGATTGGTGGATCATTTTGGCCCACTGTATGGTCCACGGACCGTGCATCCGTGGTGGCCGATTATCAGTACCGAACCGCAGCTTGAGATGGTCATCGGTGCAGTGCTGGTACAACAGACACGCTGGGAAACGGTTGAGGATGCGATCGCCCGCTTGCACGCTGCCGGTTTGATCGATCTCGTTGCGTTGGCGCAGGCCGATGCCGGTGAGTTGGCACGGCTGATCTATCCATGTGCTTTTTATCAGCAGAAGGCAAACGGCTTGATCGCCTTAGCCCGGATTGTTCGCGAGCGTTACGGCGATCTGGCGACTCTGTTGCGCCTTCCTGCCCCGATGCTGCACACCGAACTCTTGCAATTGCCACGGATTGGGCCAGAGACGGCAGATGTGATTATGCTCTATGCCGGTGGGTATCCACGTTTTGTCGTTGATGCCTATACCCGGCGGATTTTTGCCCGACTGGCGCCCGATCGGTTGGCTTGGGAACGGGCTAGCTACGTGCAGGTTCAACAGACCATTGCCTCCGCATTGCCTGTCGATCCGGTGCTGTTGGCCGATCTCCACGCCCAGTTGAACGAGCTGGCTGTGCGCTACTGTCTGGTACAGCCGCGTTGTGATGGCCCGCCTTCACGACGAATCTATTCGCGCCAACCCGGTCGCAACAGTTTTCTCGACCGGAATGATGGTTGTCCGCTGCGTGAGATATGTAGGTGGTATCGGAGTCAGGGGCGGGCCGAATAGGCACCGAGTCGTTGAAGCAGCAATAGGCACTGTTATGCATTCATCTTCTCCCCTCACCGTCTTTCTGGTGTTTTTGCGCTTAGGGCTGACCTCCTTCGGTGGGCCGGTGGCCCATCTTGGTTATTTTCGGAGTGAATTCGTCGAACGACGGCGTTGGCTTGATGAGGCGACCTTTGCCGACCTGATCGCGCTGTCCCAATTTTTGCCCGGTCCGGCCAGTAGCCAGGTAGGTATTGCGATTGGGACGATGCGTGCCGGGTTGCTTGGTGGGCTAGCAGCGTGGCTCGGCTTCACGTTACCATCTGCTCTGCTGATGATCGGGTTTGCGTATGGCGTGAGCGTCATTGGCGATCCGGCTAGTGGTTGCTTGCACGGGCTGAAGCTGGTAGTGGTGGCGGTCGTTGCTCAGGCGGTGTGGCAGATGGGCCAACGGCTTTGCCCAGATCGCTTGCGGGTGAGTATGGCAATACTAGCCGCGCTGGTGTTGCTGATCTGGTCTGACGCATTGGTGCAACTCGTGGTGATCGGGTTGGGTGGATTAGTTGGTTGGCGGCTGTTGCGTCTACCGGTACCAGGCGGCCTTGTGGTTGCCTCACCGATTCGTCCACGTACCGGCTTTGCTTTTGCCGTGATGTTTGTCATTTTGCTCGTCGGTGCAGGACTGCTGGCACCGCTGAGCGACAACGCAACGCTGCGCTTTCTGGCCGGGATGGTGCGTACCGGTTCGCTCGTCTTTGGTGGTGGGCATGTTGTGTTGCCCCTCCTTGCCCCGGTCGTGGTTGGCACCGGTTTGATGAGTGCTGAAACATTTATCGCCGGATATGGTGCGGCTCAAGCGGTACCGGGGCCTTTGCTCAGTTTCAGTGCCTATCTGGGCGCGGTAGCGGCGGTTTCACCGGGTGGTTGGCTGGGTGGGATGTTGGCGCTCATCGCGATCTTCATACCCTCGTTCTTGCTCATCTGGGCTGCCTTACCGTTTTGGGCTGCCTTGCGCGTGCAACCGGTAGCTCAATCAGTGTTGGCCGGGGTGAATGCCGCCGTCGTGGGGATTTTGTTGGCAGCACTGTATCAGCCGGTCATCACCAGCGCGATTCGTGGTCCGACCGATGTCGCACTGGCGCTCGGCGCCTTCGCGGCGTTGCACGTGTGGCGCCTACCACCGTTGGTCGTAGTAGTCGCGTGCGCTGCTATCGGGGCCATCGTATGCTAGACCGAAGGTAGCGCTGCCTAAAGCTATGCGTTCCGCGGCGAAACGGTTCATCGTAGTGGATGGGCAATCCTACTCCGCCGATAATCCTGCTCCCCACCGCATCACCGCTATCACTTCAGCCTGGCCGACCGGTCGTTGTCCGCGCTCAATGGCCGTCCGCAACTGCGTGAGCTGTTCACCGGATGGAACACTGGCTTGACGTGCGAGCCAGAGGTTGAGCGCTTCGACGTACAGAGCGGTGAGATCGGTCGTATCGGCGACATTGGCCGTCAGCTCGGTCAGGGTCATCTGGAGACGACCACGCGCTGCCGGCCAGTCAATGACATCCGGCATTGCTTGAATGGCGTCGATCAAGCGTATAGCGCGTTCGCAAATCACTTGTCGTTCGGAGGGCGGCGGCGGCGCAGGTGCTTCTGGTTGGACGAGCGGTTCTGAAGGCGATGGCGTCGGAGCAACCGGAGCTACTGCTTCACCGTGCAGCAGCGCGACGAGTCGCTCATAGCCGGCGCGTAGCAACGATTCCATTTCGCGGGTGTAGTGGAGCCACGCACCGATCTGCATCCCTGCCGGATCGGGAATATCGCGCGCGCGGTCGGCTAGCTCACCGAGCGATGTAACGTTCGCCTGTGGATAACGACTGCGTAAGACACGGGCAATCCCACTATCGACGGCGATCAGGATGTCGGCTGCATTTACCAGTTCTTCGGTGAGCGAGCGCGCGGTGTGGTTGTTGTCGGTCATACCAAACACGGCTAGCGCATCGCGCGCCATTGGTTGTAACGGTTCGTCGTCGTGACCAACGACGCCGGCAGAAGCGATCTGCCACGCATGGCCACGCTCCTGCGCTAAGCGGCGAAGGAGCGCAACGGCAATCGGTGCTCGCCCGGTGTCGGCGGCGCCAACGATTAAAATGGTTGGTTCCAAGTGTGACATACGAGTACGCTACCGATCTCAACGTGTGCAAGCGCGCACACGATTCTTGCTCGTCCCGAACGTGGTTCGCATCTGACGGGCGTAACGTTTCGTCGCCCAAACCATACCCAAATCGGACACATTTGATCCCTGATTCACCGATCGGGTGCGGAGAGACCGGCACAACGCCGTTCCGCCGCAGGGATCTGCACAGGCGCTCAAGATACCTTGCTGCATCTGTTTGCCGGTCGGCGCTGGAGATTCGTGTATCCAGGGCACCACCGCTTGCGCACGCATGCGCAGGAGACGGATGCCAGATCACGGTACCGGTTGGCCGTTGCGCGACGGGAAACGGACGGTTGCCGCGCTTACCCCATCTGGTCCGCGATACCGTGCTGATTGGCCCACGTGCTCCGTTGCATGGTGAGGGTCACGGTTCACGTGAGTAGATGGTCCCACGGTACAGTACGATGTTGTCAACCGAGACAACCCTCCGTACATACCACCATCACGCTTCCCTCTGCCCGCATTGTACCACGGTCCGAGTGCTTCATTTGATTGTTTTAGCGGTTTATGGTATCTTGCCACTGTGCCGTATCGAAGATGATATAGGCAACATATGTCATATACCTTGCTGTATATGACACAGCACTCCGCGACAGGACCAGGCTCGTCCTGTCTCATCGTCGCACTATGGTGCGACGACGCGATTCCGTGTTGAATGACGTTTGCCCTCGTCTGGGCAACGTCCGGAGGAGAAACAATCGATATGTCGCTGCATTCGACGCGCCGGCAATACGCTCTGAGAGCGTTAGGCTGGTTGATCGCCGTGATGCTGACGTTCGTCACTCGACCGTGGCCGGTCGCCGCTGCTCCCACCCTCGTTCTCCCCACTCCTCCCGGCGAACCTTGGCGGATTATTCAAGGCTATGCTTGCGGTACTCACAATGGCTGGGATCGCTATTCGCTCGATGTAGCCCAAGTCAATGGGCCAACCTATAACGCTCCAATCCGGGCTGCTGCTGCCGGTACGCTCTGGCACTGGGAAGCGCGGAGCGGAACGATAATCCTTTTCCACGGGGATAACTTCTTTACGATGTATACCCATCTTAGTCGTCCGGTGACGACCGAACGTGGCTACGCTTTTGCTGTAGGCGACGTGCTTGGCTATGCCGGGGATCGCGGTTCGCCCGGTATTCCACATCTCCACTTTACCGCCTACACCGCCAGCGCAAACGGGTGGAGTGGACGACAATCGGTACCGCTACGGTTTGCTGAAGGCTATGACCTGCCGGAAATCGGTGGTTGTAATCAGCATGGTGGTACAATCTTGACTGCGATGTCGCTCCAAGATCCGCAAGTAACGTTTAGCAGTGTGGCGTTACCGGCAGGATGGTACAACGTTGATCACCAGATCGATTTTAGCG includes the following:
- a CDS encoding DUF4838 domain-containing protein — encoded protein: MDHHLTSRWVIELTSEHPTAQLAAQELRRAIQRMGGPALNITGYADDRRLALRHGSDGDGFVRIADEHGLTLIGEGPRGLLYAVYHLLETLGWRWVGPGPADEYVPHPSTITFPTTTVAEQPAFARRGLVIGHDLFLTQGEAWIEWAARVRLNTIFIHTIADHGMPLGACRQRTWQSYRNRLWPLMHTRGLRLEIGGHHLTAAIPRRLFRQQPDLFRYDGRRRVANGNPCPTNSATQNLVYAWAKQWFRAEPAAAVYHLWPDDRLAGGWCACPQCAGLSPADQSLLLVNVMAKALAETNPHARLAYLAYHDTFAPPQQMTPAANVELLIAPRRRSYAVGIGDSKHPINGPLADAITALRTTFPAGAGVFEYYLDGILFKSTLPPLGEIIAADLRAYHKWRLDGVYVLLTGDRPWLAPGPNPYSFAALAWNPQHDPIVLRREYAAVRAPTTATLLDCAYAELTTAWQRTLNITPAEVQRQQLGLTRDPITQPPRDLLDGYDAPPPHCEQRLVALHDALDTLHAGETALAAARRSAHAEQAALAGDIAEWTASALVLRYFAARQEAAVVQARRAPPARQRQAIVTARATYAELLDWATRYVPHSARAGHRLLRAIFALHLDHLESRIAPPWRRLYLRWQRLGELVRLLAQLWWDWHTKP
- the glgP gene encoding alpha-glucan family phosphorylase, whose product is MLRFEHEILFTPCPERIARLRELAYNLWWTWHPEAQDLYRSIDPELWELVYHNPVEFLRDVRQRKLEAAANDPAYLKRYDAVLKSFDSYMRSEKTWFRKNYPDAKDTLIAYFSAEFGLHESLPIYSGGLGILSGDHIKEASDMGIPLVGVGFIYPQGYFRQRIDPSGWQHAEYNKLNFADVPALPALDPDGREVVIEVELPGRTIYAKVYKFQVGRVELLLMDTDIHPNSPQDRELSARLYGGDQEMRISQELVLGVGGVRALRRLGYKPTVWHMNEGHSAFLVLELCRELVAQGYSFDEAMEQVKAHCVFTTHTPVPAGNDAFPLPMIEKFFWSFWPQLNLTRDEFMNLALQEQQWGSTFAMTALALRFSAYRNGVSKLHGHVARGMWQWLYPGRSQDEVPITSITNGVHTATWLAPEMRTLYTSYLGKNWEENLDDPHMWRKVYQIPDETFWRTHQKLKSDLIAFSRQRLQQHYIRLGIPAPVWPVLEEDILTIGFARRFATYKRATLLFKDIERLKYILNRPGKPIQIIFAGKAHPKDDPGKQFIQEVYRLSMQPGLAGRIVFLEEYDIAVGRALVQGVDVWLNNPRRPYEASGTSGMKASLNGAPNCSVLDGWWPEAYNGRNGWAIGDEREYANQDEQDWNDAQSLYHLLEHEIAPRFYDQRDANGIPVEWIQICKEAIATVAPIFSTRRMLAEYLREMYMPVAVQGAMPQA
- a CDS encoding endonuclease III domain-containing protein; the protein is MYLSQSNLLSQPWSWLVNEVYRRLVDHFGPLYGPRTVHPWWPIISTEPQLEMVIGAVLVQQTRWETVEDAIARLHAAGLIDLVALAQADAGELARLIYPCAFYQQKANGLIALARIVRERYGDLATLLRLPAPMLHTELLQLPRIGPETADVIMLYAGGYPRFVVDAYTRRIFARLAPDRLAWERASYVQVQQTIASALPVDPVLLADLHAQLNELAVRYCLVQPRCDGPPSRRIYSRQPGRNSFLDRNDGCPLREICRWYRSQGRAE
- the chrA gene encoding chromate efflux transporter gives rise to the protein MHSSSPLTVFLVFLRLGLTSFGGPVAHLGYFRSEFVERRRWLDEATFADLIALSQFLPGPASSQVGIAIGTMRAGLLGGLAAWLGFTLPSALLMIGFAYGVSVIGDPASGCLHGLKLVVVAVVAQAVWQMGQRLCPDRLRVSMAILAALVLLIWSDALVQLVVIGLGGLVGWRLLRLPVPGGLVVASPIRPRTGFAFAVMFVILLVGAGLLAPLSDNATLRFLAGMVRTGSLVFGGGHVVLPLLAPVVVGTGLMSAETFIAGYGAAQAVPGPLLSFSAYLGAVAAVSPGGWLGGMLALIAIFIPSFLLIWAALPFWAALRVQPVAQSVLAGVNAAVVGILLAALYQPVITSAIRGPTDVALALGAFAALHVWRLPPLVVVVACAAIGAIVC